From a single Candidatus Brevundimonas phytovorans genomic region:
- a CDS encoding YggT family protein — protein sequence MGIGVGVIGFIFFLIGALLQLLLFAIIANAILSWLFAFDVINYRNRFVAQVAEFLDRFTSPVLAPLRRVIPPLGGMDLTPIVALLIIQGVQAYLLPPLHIAALGLVGAY from the coding sequence ATGGGCATCGGCGTCGGCGTCATCGGCTTCATCTTCTTTCTGATCGGCGCGCTGCTGCAGCTGCTGCTGTTCGCCATCATCGCCAATGCGATCCTCAGCTGGCTGTTCGCCTTCGACGTCATCAACTACCGCAACCGGTTCGTGGCCCAGGTGGCCGAGTTCCTGGACCGGTTCACCTCGCCGGTTCTGGCGCCCCTGCGCCGTGTCATTCCGCCGCTGGGCGGCATGGACCTGACGCCGATCGTGGCCCTGCTCATCATCCAGGGCGTGCAGGCTTATCTGCTGCCGCCGCTGCATATCGCCGCCCTCGGTCTCGTCGGCGCCTACTAG